In the genome of Scylla paramamosain isolate STU-SP2022 chromosome 10, ASM3559412v1, whole genome shotgun sequence, the window atatatatatatatatatatatatatatatatatatatatatatatatatatatatatatatatatatatatatattatatatatatatatatatatatatatatatatatatatatatatatatatatatatatatatatatatatatatatatatatatatatatatatatatatatatatatatatttttttttttttttttttttttttttttttttcctctccgtcAATAATTGGCCAGGCCCGCATTATTTTAGTGTTGTTCTTCATTCAAACTTGCAATTTGCAGGTCTCACAGATGTTCTTATCCCactaatgatgcagaatccttacaACAGTTGTGACAACACCATTATAAGCATCCGATAATTTTATTAGAGCCTGCCGAAAGCATTCCGGATGAGGCGAAGGAATGCTTGAGAATGGCGTCCTTGTATTGCAGTGCCAGTGATGCATTATTTTAGTTATCTGGTTTCCTGAACATTCGACAAAGACATTCTATTTGCTGCTTGACTTTCTCCATGTTCTCCAGCACCTGCACTGCCTTGTTCAGCTCCTCAATGCCTCGCTGCCACGTCTCCTCGGCCTTCCGCAACCGCCTCTCGTCATATTTTTTCACCTCGACCACTGCCTCGTTCACCATCGTGTCAATCTGATGAAAACCACCGTGCCACTTAATAATATTAACCAGTTTCTTCGACAAAGATTTACTGAAGAAACCCTTGTCAACAGAAATGATCTCACCTTAACTGATGAAATAACGAGGAAAAATTAACAGCataaacacaaagagaaaaaatacttGTACCGCAGTAACATACCATTTGTGGGATGTTTTCCCATAAGGTGTTCATGAGGGTGCACGCCTGTTCCTGCAGCTCACTGACCTCCATCACACACTGCTCTGCCTCACTGGAGACATTGTGCAGATCCTTTATTCCTTGCCCATTCACCTGGAAAGTACATGTGACAGTAGTTATgaacaggaaaagaatgaaacttACTGATTTGAAAATTGACTATTATACATGCAACAGTAgctataaacaaaaaaaaaaaaataaataaataaaaaaaaagtcctacTAATTTGTGAACCTAAATAATTATAATGGTCAGACTGAAATCATGATTCTGATTTGGATGAATTATTTGGAGTACATTAGATTGTGATGACTACGTAAATTTATTGGATTCATCAATTTCTATTAGATACCATTAGTATTGTAACGACTCTTAGGTGTATAATATTATCGTAATTAGGGAGACAATAACCAGTCTAGTTCCCCACATTTTCACCATGTATGGGAGATTTCCGCCGGTGATTAACAAAATACAACAGACAAAACGTTTCTCATACAATACAGTCAGTGATATAATACTTAGCAACTTTTGTTATGATGGAattaagaggaaatggaggacgtgacgacacacacacacacacacacacacacacacacagagagagagagagagagagagagagagagaatgtaaacagCCTAAGTCCAAAATGGCGATACAAGAAAACCTATATTTGCATGACTAGTACCTAGACAACAAAAGCTATGCAAGAAGTGGTTAAGCTCTTTTGTACATTATACTCTTTAGAAGTCATTTTAATCAAAAGCGCTCCCTGCAACACACATTAAGGTATGGAATACGTGACGAGAATACCCAGCGCTTGTCTCACCAGTATGGATTCCTCCGGGGCGCTAAAGGGCGGCTGGATGTTGTGATTGCACGCCTGCATGAGTTGCATCCTGTAGTCCGTAATGTCAGCGTGTGCTGCAGACGCCTGGTTCAGACATTCATCCATATTCTTGAGAGTCACGTGCAAGTTTTCGTTCCTCATTTCCAGATACGCCTCCAAGTTGGCTCGGAAGTTATCAGACACTTCCTTAAGCTGTGAAGATTTGCATAGTGCATATGTTTAGGGATACGCATGACATCTTTTGAGCTATGAAAATTTAAACAATGCATGATAAGTTTGACGTTACACTTACCtacacatatatttttttcctcataccAATATTCTATcttaatttttatctatttgcttatatatatatatatatatatatatatatatatatatatatatatatatatatatatatatatatatatatatatatatatatatatatatatatatatatatatatatataaagtggagcactggtcaagggcaacaaaaaatatgtCAAATAAAGGTCTACTAAAGATGCGTCTCTATAGAGTACAGCaaaaaaaggatcatccaaaatttgagaaatgtcttgaaacttccatCTTGAAAGTGTAAGTCAGAGGTAGGAAGAAATACAGACGCTTTCTCTCCTAGTTGTTTTGGTCTTTATTTATAACGAAACAGTACATCAAAGAATAACGTACTCAAGCAACTTACCAAGATTTCCATGACCGAGTTGTGAAAATCTTGTACCAACTGCCATTTTTCCTCCTGAACTCCGTGAAATGCTTCAAATGCCTCCTTGATATTCTGTCTCAGTTCCTCCACTCGCTCCATTTTGACTGAAGGGAGACTGAGACACAAAACAGAGCTCGGTTATAGGAACACAGACCTGATTTTAGTGGTATATGATCTCTGCCACCACGCCCCTCATTAAAATCTCTACGGATGTGGTCAGCTTGATTGAGGATATTATTACTTGAATATATAGATGACAGTGTGAATACTTTGTAACAAAGAGATATCATTATAAATCTACAACACTGTTTTGTATTCTAGGATATAGTTTTGGTGCTTTTACATACTGGTAATGATAAATATTGGTGAAGATGATGGAGACGTGGGGGACGCAAAACTCCCGCCTCTCTGCAGCTGTCATATGATTCTATAAGTGAAGTAATGTTGTATTTACGCCCCTCGGAGGATATCGAATACTACTATTTTAATTTTTGAATtcgcacttttctctctctctttccacttgaCGTTTCTTAGGTGATATTTACTATTTTTGCATGACTGTTTATTCTCTTTCACTATACATTAGTCATAAAGGCTGCACCAAGTATATATGGATCGTATGgtgaaatagaagagagaataaCATCAATAAGTCTAGTTATCCTTTATATGGTTATTTCCATTTTCTACTTATTTAACTGTCTTACTATAACAAGAAACATTACATGAGTCTTAGCATAGGATTGCATTGTCTATATTGGGAGTCATTATATGGATTTGGATCGCCTGTGCCTCTGTGGGTCTCGGCGTCTATACCGAGGGAGGACAACAATCAGCTGATCCACACACTCTTGaacatctctctccctctggctGCTCTCATCATTTCGTCTGTCCCTGGGAATGGTATGTCCTGCCAGGTACAGACTTTGCTGACTGAATACTAATGTCATGAagtgtttatctgtttacctgtctatttatttattcgttcagTGTGATGTACCATACTTGATCTGTACATGAATTCTCATATGTCCTGTGAGTTTAAGTATTATTGTCTCTGTGTTATTGATACCTGGTTTGGTTTCGTGCggcatttgtctgtctgtccctccctGCCACTTGCATCAGCCAGTagcggaggaaaaaaataaaccaagGTGTTAAGATTGTGTAAATTTTTATCATAGTCTAGTTCATGTTTGTGGCTTGCATTAGGAGCCGCACTTTAAGTATATGTGTCGTCTTGATGCCATGGTGTGAAGTAGCGTGATGTGTTAGTGACGAGATATTACACTAGACAGCTATTTTTTAGTTTGTATCACCAAATTTTGAGAATATTACCTCCAATACTCAGTTTCCCGTAGATGTTACAAAATTAAATGACACTTTAGTACCATACTCTTTGTCCTTGTGAAATTCAACATGTTTTGCATCAATTAGATAACTTTCACAGTAAAATAACTTACCTTTCTATTAAGAAAAAACTTATTTGACAGAATTCAGTACATGTGAAAACATTCCTGAAAAATATTGCCTCACACATTAAAATGAAGAGCATGTTAAGACTTCATGCTGGTGCCTCATGTTGAATATGGCCTTAACAATGCTCATGATAAGGTAACAGTTGCATCATCATGGAATCTCATTTACtgattcacttccttcctttcccttgggTAGCTGTTCAGGCAGACCACATCCTACTTCACTCATAACTCAAGAAATTGGTGGTAATTTCACATGCTTTATAGGATGTAAGTAAAGTTAGCCAATAATATAAACTTCCTATTATGTAGGTTAATTTGTTACAtgaatacattttctttattcaataGTTGTTATTGTGAAAACTTTTCATGAACTCAGTTTGTTATAAGATAAATAATTTGGTTAAATGTATTCTAACAGTAGCAGTTGTTCAATATAAGACAGCTGTAGCAGCCAGTGACTGCTGGTTGGGTTAATTAAGGCTTTCCATTTGTATTCACTTCCTTTATTGTGGAAGAGGTTGAGAAGCTGTCAACAGTACAGTAATACAGATCAATTATGTATTAACATACTGGTTTCTTGTATTATTATAGATACTACTTTAGTCACATATAATGTTTATCATTTGTGTATGTAATTACTTGcattattacatatatataattaactATATGGTCAAGTGATAGCATGTAATGCCACTTATCTCTAATAACTCTGTTTAGATGTTATGTACACATGCAGCCCTGTAGGTGTACTGTCCTGAATGTATTATACTGTGTGGCATTGCCTCCACTGTTACCACTGGACTGGTCTCTCTGATGTTCCTGTCTTACTGGTGGATGCCTGTATACTTTGGGCGATGCCTGTAGGGGGATTGTCCTGTGTTTGGAGGCATCACAGGAAGTCATTGTTTTTGTCTCATGGCTACATTGACCTACACTGGGCATGTTTGAATTGTGGGCCCTGGATGACCCAGCTAACCCCAAGCAGCTTATCACTAACACTAATGGGCTCATGTAGGTGAGGATGAGTCACCATTACTTACTAGTGCTGACACAAGTACAACAGCCATATGCATCAGTAGTGAGTAGATCACTGTGCAATGAGACATAGAATTATACGCACCATTGTAGCTGATACATGCTGACCACAGGttaggactggcatcttcagtgggcatttttttttctgctgttttTGTTACACATGGTCAGTATCactcttagaaaaaaaatttgaataaataagtaaactgaGCTGTTGGTGAGGACATTTTCATGGCTTTCCCACTGCTTGGCAAAAAAAATTGGTCCCATAAATACTGTATATGTTTGTATCTATGTATGCATCTCTTTATGTAtacatctatttattaatttatttatttacctatttatttatttgtaaatttaatttattttattattatttgtgtgtgtttgtaatgaagagaagaaaagatagctGAAAGTTTTTAGGGAATGTGACTAATGTGTGATTGCTCTTTAAGTTAGGAAAGGTGTTTTAACACTTATTTTAATGAAGAgagtttatttttgcttttctcaTAAATGGCTGGGCATTTTAGGGTTCCTcaggtggaggagcagggagCAATGACCGCTGGTGGGAGAACCCCAAGCTGTCTCCAGCAGACCTACGGCAGCACTCCGAGTCATGGAGTTTGGCTGACGATGCTGCCATGGCAACCCTCCTCCAGGGCATATCACAGGTGAGGGAgtactttactttatttacagTTTCATGCACTGTTGTATCTAGGCCAAGATAATTACTTTATTTAGAGTATCACACATACCTATGCCTAGAGAATGATATTTGCAGGTCTTTGTTATGTCTATCACTTGGTCCATCCCTTTTTCTGCTCTTTCAAAAACTGGTTCTGTGATTGGCAGCGCTTGGTGGCTCGGACCCACGAGGTGGAGGGAGCCCTGGAGCGATCCTTGGAAGATGCCGACCGCCTCGTCACCACCATTGCCAACACTAACAATGCCTTCCACATGCTGGCCAACACACAGTTCATTGAGAATAGAACATACCAGGATGATGCAGACcttgtgagagagaaaaaagaggtgtCAGAGAAGGTATGAAAATGTACGACTAAGGCGTGTATGTTGAAACCCTTCTCTTttacatctccactacatttaaaAAGGCTCTGGCTAAAGttcacaggtttttaaggatggtgttatggttctggtgacagattaacaaggtttctaccttattaataggagaaggactcttgagaacccaacttatcatttctgtggccttaaaaataattgtggtgagagagcaaagcatttctgaatacaagCTTAAGTTTTTATTGTGTCATTTGTTTGATCAGAGTAATGATTGTTCACATGATTTCACATTTTTTAGCTTTTAGAatataacataagaaaataagggaaggtacAAGAACATGAAGCCATCAGCCCCACATGTAGCAGTCCCATCATGAAACATACTATTTGTTCCCATCTATTGTCCTtatccatgaatttatctaatctgttaaagccccccaatgactcaacactaatagcctgattactgaatctgttctattcatctaccactattttgggaaccagttccttcctttctttttaataaaAATCTAACTTTATGAGGCTTGAACCcactatttcttgtcctatactGATTATGATTTACAAGTCTTTAAAATGTGGATAGAAGAGTGCCACCTATATTCTTTCAATGCTATCCAATGTAGTGTTAATTTGTTATGTTGACCCCAATAGCCTGCAGTCACAGAGGAGGACATCATAGGCCGATGCAAGACCGCTATAGCAGACGGTCTCAGCCTTGTGGCATCGTGTTATGAGCGCCATGAAATACAAGACTCGGATTCAGATGATGAGGACAGTCCTGGCAGGTCAGTGATGAGcttaatactgtttttttttttttagtccttcctgtatgtgtgtgtgtgctcacttAGTGTACCATATTTTAGCATGCATGATCTGAGCTATACTCGTGCAGTGCTGTTTtttgtatctatattttttttctattttttccttagtTCATGTGTATTCTTTGCCTTTATCCTCTCACTGTGTAAATTAATTTTGAACTCATCTGACCTTCCAGTGGTTCCATgtttttgtattctctctctctctatcttctgtttcttatat includes:
- the LOC135104075 gene encoding uncharacterized protein LOC135104075, translating into MTAAERREFCVPHVSIIFTNIYHYHLPSVKMERVEELRQNIKEAFEAFHGVQEEKWQLVQDFHNSVMEILLKEVSDNFRANLEAYLEMRNENLHVTLKNMDECLNQASAAHADITDYRMQLMQACNHNIQPPFSAPEESILVNGQGIKDLHNVSSEAEQCVMEVSELQEQACTLMNTLWENIPQMIDTMVNEAVVEVKKYDERRLRKAEETWQRGIEELNKAVQVLENMEKVKQQIECLCRMFRKPDN